In a single window of the Caldivirga sp. genome:
- a CDS encoding translation elongation factor: MIKGTVVTVLSSNEAEAIKLAELMGKRSEERIYYRKRDNLVKSILVPPVNRIIDEAVALSISSVFYLKVPSELTWIDGELALLAEASGLRGVVLPDDVEGFRRVFSGLRISNYVSEFTEIDADTEDTGVVYVDRAFNVKGVGLVVLGFALTQVSVHDKLIALPMGKEVEVRSIQVLDEDQDSVLPGTRVGLALRNARLEEIEGIQALIKPEVKLTSEVKDFVKLKYAHEAELIHVIACGVRTMGKVNGSSISLKDRLPANCRALIINVNAKPKTPRIYGYADLRG; the protein is encoded by the coding sequence ATGATTAAGGGTACTGTGGTCACGGTGCTTTCATCCAATGAGGCTGAGGCCATTAAGCTTGCTGAGTTAATGGGTAAGAGGAGTGAGGAGCGTATTTACTATAGGAAGAGGGATAACTTGGTTAAGTCAATTCTCGTGCCGCCGGTTAATAGGATTATTGATGAGGCTGTGGCGTTATCCATATCCTCAGTCTTCTACCTTAAGGTACCCAGTGAATTAACTTGGATTGATGGGGAATTAGCCCTACTGGCTGAGGCCTCAGGGTTAAGGGGAGTGGTGCTGCCTGATGATGTTGAAGGCTTCAGGAGGGTTTTCAGTGGATTAAGGATAAGTAACTACGTCTCTGAATTCACTGAAATTGATGCTGACACTGAGGATACTGGTGTGGTTTACGTGGATAGGGCCTTCAATGTTAAGGGTGTTGGCTTAGTGGTCTTGGGCTTCGCGTTAACGCAGGTGAGTGTTCACGATAAGTTAATAGCCTTACCAATGGGTAAGGAGGTTGAGGTTAGGAGTATTCAGGTCCTCGATGAGGACCAGGACTCAGTGCTACCTGGTACTAGGGTTGGGTTAGCCTTAAGGAATGCTAGACTTGAGGAGATTGAGGGTATTCAAGCCTTAATTAAACCTGAGGTTAAGTTAACAAGTGAGGTTAAGGATTTTGTGAAACTCAAGTACGCTCATGAAGCCGAGTTGATTCACGTAATTGCCTGTGGTGTGAGAACCATGGGTAAGGTTAATGGTTCATCAATAAGCCTTAAGGATAGGCTACCGGCCAATTGCAGGGCCTTAATAATTAACGTGAATGCTAAGCCCAAGACACCTAGGATTTACGGGTATGCTGACCTTAGGGGCTGA
- a CDS encoding class I SAM-dependent methyltransferase: MLTLGADSSEGFLTPPIPVLPMRRMHHYLHHSYVSDELVDLITSNIPQNGVAADLGCGSGRFCPILLSKASRVYCVDVDEYALKMAKDYVKDERAIFLNEDASSMSIPSGTVDVVIMVNSFHDMEDKVKVASEVGRILKQGGLAIIIESKPGLAVPGPPPWLRMKPEEVLRYFNSELFKAIEVKDLGNFNAILIRRI, encoded by the coding sequence ATGCTGACCTTAGGGGCTGATTCCAGTGAAGGATTTTTAACACCACCAATACCAGTATTACCCATGAGGAGGATGCATCACTACCTGCATCACAGTTACGTCAGCGATGAGCTTGTTGACTTAATAACCAGTAATATACCGCAGAACGGTGTTGCCGCTGATTTAGGGTGTGGTTCAGGCAGGTTCTGCCCAATACTACTCAGTAAAGCTAGTAGGGTATACTGCGTTGATGTTGATGAGTATGCCCTTAAGATGGCTAAGGATTATGTTAAGGATGAGAGGGCTATATTCCTAAATGAGGATGCATCATCAATGTCAATACCATCAGGTACTGTTGATGTAGTGATAATGGTGAACTCATTCCACGATATGGAGGATAAGGTTAAGGTAGCCTCAGAGGTGGGCAGGATACTTAAACAGGGTGGCTTAGCAATAATAATTGAGTCAAAGCCAGGGTTAGCAGTACCTGGGCCACCACCATGGCTTAGGATGAAGCCTGAGGAGGTCCTCAGATACTTCAATAGTGAATTGTTTAAGGCAATTGAGGTAAAGGATCTAGGTAACTTCAACGCAATACTAATTAGAAGAATATGA